The following coding sequences lie in one Pseudomonas syringae CC1557 genomic window:
- a CDS encoding peptidylprolyl isomerase, which produces MAKATARHILVSSEDKCNELKTQIEGGADFAEIAKANSSCPSSRQGGDLGSFGPGQMVKEFDTVVFSAPVNVVQGPVKTQFGYHLLEVTSRQD; this is translated from the coding sequence ATGGCTAAAGCCACTGCCCGCCACATCCTCGTTTCCAGCGAAGACAAGTGCAACGAACTGAAGACCCAAATTGAAGGCGGCGCTGATTTCGCAGAAATCGCCAAGGCCAATTCCAGCTGCCCATCCAGCCGTCAGGGCGGTGATCTGGGTTCGTTCGGTCCAGGCCAGATGGTCAAGGAATTCGACACTGTCGTATTCAGCGCGCCAGTGAACGTCGTCCAGGGTCCGGTAAAGACCCAGTTCGGCTATCACCTGCTGGAAGTGACCAGCCGCCAGGATTAA
- a CDS encoding 3-deoxy-7-phosphoheptulonate synthase codes for MNSSVAVKPSDLSSNAVSLLNASPASKRLPSTLELKNRLPLNAALTGQVATHRRALRAILEGEDSRLLIIVGPCSIHDPQAALEYAEHLAALAAEVSDQMLLVMRAYVEKPRTTVGWKGLAYDPHLDGSDDMAAGLALSRQLMLEMLKLGLPIATEILQPMAAGYFDDLLSWVAIGARTTESQIHREMASGLPMAVGFKNGTDGGVAVACDAMRSAAHPHRHFGMDRQGHPAIIDTQGNPNTHIVLRGGHGGPNYARHQIAQVQASLAKNHIASRIMVDCSHANSGKDPLRQPQVFNDVLGQRLLGDTSLIGMMIESHLFDGCQPLGGTLKYGVSVTDGCLGWAGTEELLRGAVDRLRYR; via the coding sequence ATGAATTCGTCCGTTGCCGTAAAACCGTCCGATCTGTCCAGCAATGCCGTTTCTCTGCTGAACGCCAGCCCTGCCTCAAAACGCCTGCCAAGCACACTTGAGCTCAAGAACCGCTTGCCACTGAATGCAGCGCTGACCGGACAGGTCGCCACCCATCGCCGTGCGTTAAGAGCCATTCTCGAAGGTGAAGACTCCCGTCTGTTGATCATCGTCGGCCCCTGCTCGATCCACGACCCGCAGGCGGCGCTCGAATACGCAGAGCACCTCGCCGCGCTGGCTGCTGAAGTCAGCGACCAGATGCTGCTGGTGATGCGCGCCTACGTCGAGAAACCCCGCACCACGGTAGGCTGGAAAGGCCTCGCCTACGATCCGCATCTCGACGGCAGTGACGACATGGCCGCCGGGCTGGCGTTATCGCGGCAACTCATGCTCGAGATGCTCAAGCTGGGCTTACCGATCGCCACCGAAATACTGCAACCGATGGCTGCCGGCTATTTCGACGACCTGCTGAGCTGGGTGGCTATTGGCGCGCGCACCACCGAGTCGCAGATCCATCGGGAAATGGCCAGCGGCCTGCCCATGGCGGTCGGCTTCAAGAACGGTACCGACGGTGGCGTAGCGGTGGCCTGCGATGCCATGCGCTCAGCAGCTCACCCGCATCGCCATTTCGGTATGGACCGACAGGGTCATCCGGCAATTATCGACACTCAGGGCAACCCGAACACGCACATCGTGCTGCGCGGTGGGCATGGCGGCCCCAATTATGCCCGGCACCAGATTGCCCAGGTGCAGGCCAGTCTGGCGAAGAACCACATCGCCTCACGAATCATGGTGGATTGCAGCCACGCCAACAGCGGCAAAGACCCATTGCGCCAGCCACAGGTGTTCAATGATGTGCTGGGACAGAGGCTGCTGGGTGACACCTCATTGATCGGCATGATGATCGAGAGTCATTTGTTCGACGGTTGCCAGCCGCTTGGAGGAACGCTGAAGTATGGCGTTTCAGTCACCGACGGTTGCCTTGGCTGGGCAGGCACCGAGGAATTGCTGCGCGGAGCGGTTGACCGGCTGCGCTACAGATGA
- a CDS encoding DNA-binding protein, with protein sequence MPGIRSAAQAKAWLEQQGKSVQQFARENSIDPATTYQVLAGRKKGRRGEAHKVAVLLGMKIGTIPTTEDPHAE encoded by the coding sequence ATGCCCGGAATACGTAGCGCTGCACAAGCCAAGGCCTGGCTAGAACAACAAGGTAAATCTGTTCAGCAATTTGCCCGTGAAAACAGCATTGACCCGGCGACGACTTATCAGGTGCTTGCAGGTCGCAAGAAAGGACGGCGTGGCGAGGCGCACAAGGTGGCCGTATTGCTGGGCATGAAGATAGGCACGATTCCGACTACTGAAGACCCCCACGCTGAATGA
- a CDS encoding helix-turn-helix domain-containing protein, whose protein sequence is MSGIGYRLRKERERLRLSQRVFGEIGGVEANAQGKYESGERTPKADYLAAVAARGVDVLYVLTGTPTPTPVNDLSDAEEKVLGSYRILDKKDQDAIRRLTITIAELSSPGSPV, encoded by the coding sequence ATGAGTGGAATTGGATACCGACTAAGAAAAGAAAGAGAACGTCTGCGATTGTCCCAGCGTGTTTTCGGGGAGATCGGCGGTGTTGAAGCAAACGCTCAGGGCAAGTATGAAAGCGGTGAACGGACTCCAAAGGCCGATTACCTGGCCGCAGTGGCGGCCAGAGGTGTGGATGTGCTTTACGTGCTGACTGGAACGCCCACTCCGACCCCGGTCAATGATCTAAGCGATGCCGAAGAAAAAGTTCTGGGCAGCTATCGCATCCTGGACAAGAAGGATCAGGACGCAATAAGGCGTTTGACGATCACCATCGCCGAGCTTTCCTCACCCGGAAGTCCGGTGTGA
- the gacA gene encoding response regulator transcription factor GacA — protein MIRVLVVDDHDLVRTGITRMLADIDGLQVVGQADSGEESLKKARELKPDVVLMDVKMPGIGGLEATRKMLRSHPDIKVVAVTVCEEDPFPTRLLQAGAAGYMTKGAGLAEMVQAIRLVFAGQRYISPQIAQQLALKSFQPQVNNSPFDLLSEREIQIALMIVGCQKVQTISDKLCLSPKTVNTYRYRIFEKLSISSDVELALLAVRHGMVDASA, from the coding sequence TTGATTAGGGTGCTAGTTGTCGATGACCATGATCTTGTCCGGACAGGCATCACTCGCATGCTGGCCGACATAGACGGTCTGCAGGTTGTCGGGCAGGCGGACTCCGGTGAGGAGTCGCTGAAGAAGGCGCGGGAGCTGAAGCCCGATGTGGTGCTGATGGACGTCAAGATGCCAGGCATCGGCGGCCTCGAAGCCACGCGTAAAATGCTGCGCAGCCATCCTGACATCAAGGTGGTTGCCGTCACCGTCTGTGAAGAAGACCCGTTTCCGACCCGCTTGCTGCAGGCCGGGGCTGCTGGCTACATGACCAAAGGTGCAGGGCTGGCGGAAATGGTGCAGGCCATTCGTCTGGTGTTTGCCGGTCAGCGGTACATCAGCCCGCAGATCGCCCAGCAACTGGCGTTGAAATCGTTTCAGCCGCAGGTCAACAATTCGCCATTCGATCTGCTCTCCGAGCGCGAGATCCAGATTGCCCTGATGATCGTCGGCTGCCAGAAGGTGCAGACCATCTCGGACAAGCTGTGCCTGTCGCCGAAAACCGTGAATACCTACCGATATCGTATCTTTGAAAAGCTTTCGATCAGCAGTGATGTTGAACTGGCTTTACTCGCTGTACGCCACGGCATGGTAGATGCCAGCGCCTGA
- the uvrC gene encoding excinuclease ABC subunit UvrC, which yields MTQTFDPSAFLATCSGRPGVYRMFDAEATLLYVGKAKNLKKRLASYFRKTGHAPKTGALVARIAQIETTITGNETEALLLEQTLIKEWRPPYNILLRDDKSYPYVFLSDSAFPRLSIHRGAKKAKGRYFGPYPSAGAIRESLSLLQKTFQVRQCEDSYFKNRTRPCLQYQIKRCKGPCVGLVEPEVYAEDVRHSVMFLEGRSNALSDELNTAMEKAAMALDFERAAELRDQVALLRRVQDQQSMDGGTGDVDVVAAFVNPGGACVHLISVRGGRVLGSKNFFPQVGIEEEVGEVMSAFLAQYFLGGIDRELPGEVIVNVVNEDFPALIDAIEELRGVEMVISHRVRGTRARWQQMAVTNAEQALAARLANRQHVASRFEALAVVLGLDDPPMRLECYDISHSSGEATVASCVVFGPEGPIKSDYRRFNIEGVTAGDDYAAMHQALTRRYSRIKAGEGKLPDVLLVDGGKGQMSMARDVLNELQVPDLILLGVAKGTTRKAGFETLYLNDAAHEFTLPGDSPALHLIQQIRDEAHRFAITGHRARRGKTRRTSTLEGVAGVGPTRRRDLLKHFGGLQELSRASIDEIAKAPGISKKLAESIYANLHSE from the coding sequence ATGACCCAGACATTCGACCCAAGTGCATTTCTTGCGACCTGTAGCGGTCGCCCCGGCGTCTATCGCATGTTTGACGCCGAAGCCACCCTGCTTTACGTCGGCAAGGCCAAGAACCTCAAGAAGCGTCTCGCCAGTTACTTTCGCAAGACTGGCCACGCGCCGAAGACCGGCGCGCTGGTGGCGCGCATCGCCCAGATTGAAACGACTATTACGGGTAATGAAACCGAAGCGTTGTTGCTGGAGCAGACCCTCATCAAGGAGTGGCGACCTCCTTACAACATTCTGCTGCGCGATGATAAGTCCTATCCTTATGTGTTTCTGTCCGATAGTGCGTTTCCGCGGCTGAGTATTCATCGTGGCGCCAAGAAGGCCAAGGGCCGATATTTCGGGCCTTACCCGAGTGCGGGCGCGATTCGCGAAAGCCTCAGCCTGCTGCAGAAGACCTTTCAGGTTCGGCAGTGCGAAGACAGCTATTTCAAGAACCGTACCCGACCGTGCCTGCAATACCAGATCAAACGCTGCAAAGGCCCTTGTGTCGGGCTGGTCGAGCCAGAGGTCTACGCCGAAGACGTGCGCCACTCGGTCATGTTTCTCGAAGGGCGCAGCAATGCGTTGAGCGACGAACTGAACACTGCGATGGAAAAAGCCGCGATGGCGCTCGATTTCGAACGTGCGGCCGAGTTGCGTGATCAGGTGGCGTTGTTGCGCCGTGTTCAGGATCAGCAAAGCATGGATGGCGGTACCGGTGATGTGGATGTGGTCGCTGCATTCGTCAATCCTGGCGGTGCCTGCGTGCATCTGATCAGTGTCCGCGGTGGCCGGGTGCTGGGCAGCAAGAACTTCTTCCCGCAGGTGGGCATAGAAGAGGAGGTCGGCGAAGTGATGTCGGCCTTCCTGGCTCAGTATTTTCTCGGCGGCATTGATCGGGAGCTGCCTGGCGAAGTGATTGTCAACGTCGTCAATGAAGACTTCCCGGCACTGATTGACGCCATCGAAGAGCTGCGCGGCGTTGAAATGGTCATCAGCCACCGCGTGCGCGGAACCCGGGCTCGCTGGCAGCAAATGGCAGTCACCAATGCCGAGCAGGCGCTGGCAGCGCGTCTGGCCAATCGTCAGCACGTCGCCTCGCGGTTTGAGGCGCTGGCTGTGGTGCTGGGTCTCGACGACCCGCCGATGCGCCTTGAATGCTATGACATCAGCCATTCCAGTGGTGAGGCGACGGTAGCGTCATGCGTCGTGTTCGGCCCTGAAGGCCCTATCAAGTCGGATTACCGGCGTTTCAATATTGAAGGCGTGACGGCGGGCGATGACTATGCGGCCATGCATCAGGCGCTGACCCGGCGCTACAGCCGCATCAAGGCCGGGGAGGGCAAGTTGCCCGACGTGCTGCTGGTGGACGGTGGCAAGGGGCAGATGTCCATGGCGCGCGACGTGCTCAACGAGCTGCAGGTCCCGGACCTGATTCTGCTGGGCGTGGCCAAGGGCACAACGCGCAAGGCCGGTTTTGAAACACTTTACCTGAATGACGCCGCTCATGAATTCACCTTGCCCGGTGATTCGCCTGCGCTGCACCTGATCCAGCAGATTCGTGACGAGGCTCACCGCTTCGCCATCACCGGTCACCGGGCGCGCCGTGGCAAGACCCGGCGCACGTCGACCCTTGAAGGGGTTGCCGGAGTAGGACCGACCCGGCGTCGTGATCTGCTTAAACACTTTGGCGGATTGCAGGAATTGTCCCGTGCGAGTATTGATGAAATCGCAAAAGCACCCGGAATCAGCAAAAAGCTGGCAGAGTCGATTTATGCAAACCTGCACAGCGAGTAG
- the pgsA gene encoding CDP-diacylglycerol--glycerol-3-phosphate 3-phosphatidyltransferase, with amino-acid sequence MNIPNLITVLRVLLIPIFILLFYMPYHWSYMAASAVFAFAAATDWLDGYLARRLEQSTPFGAFLDPVADKLMVAVALVLLVQAHANLWLTLPAAVIIGREIVISALREWMAEIGARAQVAVSNMGKWKTAAQMLALVILLGNPPAITFWVIFGYALLLVAAGLTLWSMVQYLRAAWPHLKTTAEKK; translated from the coding sequence ATGAATATCCCTAATCTGATTACCGTACTACGCGTTTTACTGATTCCGATCTTCATTTTGTTGTTCTACATGCCTTATCACTGGAGCTACATGGCAGCCAGTGCAGTCTTTGCGTTCGCTGCGGCGACCGACTGGCTCGACGGGTATCTCGCACGTCGTCTTGAGCAAAGCACGCCGTTTGGCGCTTTTCTCGACCCGGTAGCAGACAAACTGATGGTGGCGGTGGCTTTGGTGCTGCTGGTTCAGGCGCATGCCAACCTCTGGCTGACGCTGCCTGCGGCAGTCATCATTGGCCGTGAAATCGTGATCTCCGCACTCCGTGAGTGGATGGCAGAGATAGGCGCGCGTGCCCAGGTGGCCGTTTCCAATATGGGCAAATGGAAAACTGCTGCACAGATGCTGGCTCTGGTGATCCTGCTGGGCAACCCGCCCGCCATCACCTTTTGGGTAATTTTCGGCTATGCATTGCTGCTCGTTGCAGCGGGGCTGACCCTATGGTCGATGGTGCAATACCTCAGAGCCGCCTGGCCGCATCTCAAGACCACTGCCGAGAAAAAATAA
- a CDS encoding tyrosine-type recombinase/integrase, whose protein sequence is MALSDLTVRQAKAAQKTYSIPDTDGLSLVVTTVGGKSWHLRYYWLGKQKRISLGSYPEIGLREARALRDEARALVAKGINPHTERKQKRHAIKLASDYTFKAVFDAWVEHRAKELKEGRNSTLSQIQRVFGKDVLPCLEKMSIYDIRRPQLMGVLARIERRKAFTTAEKVRTWLGQLFRYALVIVEGMEANPATDLDVVAEPKPPVNHNPYLHLSELPDFLQKLRLYNPRGWQTQLGIRLLFLTGVRTGELRLATPDQFDLDRGLWIIPPQIVKQLQDEMRKAGRRPQDIPPYIVPLSVQAIEIVRYLLRVMRPAQKHLLAHRSELKKRISENTLNAALKRMGYENQLTGHGIRGTISTALNEIGYPKIWVDAQLSHSDPNKVSLAYNHAMYVEPRRRMMQDWADRLDLLEQGHVKDASAHLTIHIEGTPAMAEEPAAIAAASAKGDVLSTPIAVAPSTKGTTFQRLSQVPPPPIRTPKPEASAIQREREEMLAMYESPSCLPVPLFGKLAGKSKDQINRELKAGKLLSISLGNRGQRVPDWQLVPLKHKLAQVLMNQCQGADSWDLYRMLTRPHPDLGNCAAIDVVTPTNVVAVVRTIMGGRHHPDASDTVSPQAIPGGARQSIRRMNGAAVLESA, encoded by the coding sequence ATGGCACTCTCTGATCTGACCGTGCGGCAAGCCAAGGCCGCACAGAAAACCTACAGTATCCCCGACACCGACGGCCTTAGCCTGGTGGTCACCACCGTCGGTGGAAAGTCGTGGCATCTGCGCTACTACTGGCTCGGAAAGCAAAAGCGCATCTCCTTGGGCAGCTACCCCGAGATCGGACTGCGCGAAGCACGCGCCTTGCGTGATGAAGCCCGGGCGCTTGTGGCGAAGGGCATCAATCCCCATACAGAACGCAAACAGAAGCGACACGCTATCAAGCTGGCCTCGGACTACACGTTCAAGGCCGTCTTCGATGCTTGGGTCGAGCATCGTGCGAAGGAACTCAAGGAAGGCAGAAACAGCACGCTGTCGCAGATCCAGCGAGTCTTCGGCAAGGACGTGCTGCCCTGCCTTGAGAAGATGTCGATCTACGACATTCGCCGGCCTCAACTCATGGGCGTCCTGGCGCGGATCGAGCGGCGCAAGGCTTTCACCACTGCCGAGAAGGTCCGCACTTGGCTGGGCCAGTTGTTCCGCTACGCCCTGGTCATTGTCGAGGGCATGGAGGCCAATCCGGCCACCGACCTCGATGTGGTAGCCGAGCCCAAGCCACCGGTAAACCACAATCCCTACCTGCATCTGTCCGAACTGCCCGACTTCCTCCAGAAGCTCAGGCTCTACAATCCGCGTGGCTGGCAAACGCAGCTCGGCATTCGGTTGCTGTTCCTGACCGGGGTTCGTACCGGCGAACTGCGGCTAGCCACCCCGGATCAATTCGACCTCGACCGAGGTCTTTGGATTATTCCGCCGCAGATCGTCAAGCAGCTTCAGGACGAGATGCGCAAGGCGGGTAGGCGTCCGCAGGACATACCGCCTTACATCGTGCCCCTTTCTGTCCAGGCCATCGAGATCGTGCGCTACCTCCTGCGTGTAATGCGGCCTGCCCAAAAGCATTTGCTGGCGCACCGCAGCGAACTCAAGAAGCGCATCAGTGAGAACACCCTCAACGCTGCCTTGAAACGAATGGGCTACGAGAATCAACTGACCGGCCACGGCATCCGGGGAACAATATCGACGGCGCTCAACGAGATCGGTTATCCCAAGATTTGGGTGGACGCGCAGCTTTCGCACTCCGATCCGAACAAGGTGAGTTTGGCCTACAACCACGCCATGTATGTCGAGCCGCGCCGCCGGATGATGCAGGATTGGGCTGACCGTCTCGATCTGCTTGAACAGGGCCATGTGAAAGATGCCAGTGCACATCTCACCATCCATATTGAAGGGACGCCTGCGATGGCGGAAGAGCCGGCGGCCATTGCCGCTGCTTCCGCTAAAGGCGACGTGTTGTCCACGCCGATCGCTGTGGCACCAAGCACTAAAGGAACCACCTTCCAGCGGCTTTCGCAGGTGCCTCCGCCCCCCATTCGGACGCCGAAACCGGAAGCATCCGCAATCCAGCGCGAGCGCGAGGAAATGCTGGCCATGTACGAGTCGCCTAGCTGCCTGCCGGTGCCGCTGTTCGGCAAGCTCGCCGGTAAGTCCAAGGACCAGATCAACCGCGAGCTGAAGGCAGGCAAGCTGCTGTCCATCAGCCTGGGTAATCGGGGGCAGCGTGTTCCCGATTGGCAACTGGTGCCACTCAAGCACAAGCTGGCCCAGGTACTTATGAATCAGTGCCAAGGAGCTGACTCATGGGACCTGTACCGAATGCTGACTCGGCCGCACCCGGATCTTGGTAATTGCGCAGCGATCGATGTAGTCACGCCGACCAATGTTGTCGCGGTCGTTCGGACCATTATGGGCGGCCGACATCATCCAGATGCCTCCGATACCGTCTCACCGCAAGCTATCCCCGGGGGCGCGCGGCAGAGCATTCGCCGGATGAATGGTGCGGCTGTATTAGAAAGCGCTTGA
- a CDS encoding LysR family transcriptional regulator, with amino-acid sequence MELRHLRCFVVLAEELHFTRAADRLHIEQPPLSRTIKELEDELGAVLFDRDRRGTRLTAAGTAFLHDTRRLFTVLKQARENTKAIAAGSRGNLRIAISDGAVDRRLSTFLAHCREKEPEIEIRLSEVPLAEQLRGLRSGDFTAGLAYTAEIDDDFVAEPLWQDSLVIAVPARHELLVHKEVPLHELGNHPLVLCDPQLCEGYYRELRRFLRPLKREPNVVEYTSSLDMMFTLVGAGFGLGFTTETRAASCCQRPDVVIRPLAAESAVITTYLLRPDSGTLSAPLERFISRLSTHICN; translated from the coding sequence ATGGAACTTCGACACCTTCGCTGCTTCGTTGTATTGGCTGAGGAGTTGCACTTTACAAGGGCCGCAGACCGTCTCCATATTGAGCAGCCACCGCTTTCCAGAACTATCAAGGAACTTGAGGATGAATTGGGCGCAGTGCTTTTTGATCGGGATCGTAGAGGCACCCGACTGACTGCGGCCGGCACTGCGTTCTTGCATGACACTAGAAGGCTATTCACCGTCCTGAAGCAGGCACGAGAAAATACCAAGGCCATTGCAGCCGGTTCAAGAGGTAATCTGCGCATCGCAATTTCCGATGGCGCAGTTGACCGGCGACTTTCCACATTCTTGGCCCATTGCCGTGAAAAAGAACCGGAGATTGAAATAAGGCTGTCCGAAGTTCCTTTGGCCGAGCAGTTGCGTGGCCTACGGTCAGGCGACTTCACCGCAGGTTTGGCATACACGGCCGAGATTGATGATGACTTTGTTGCCGAACCACTTTGGCAAGACTCGCTAGTGATTGCGGTACCTGCTCGGCATGAGTTGTTAGTCCATAAGGAGGTCCCACTTCATGAGCTTGGGAACCACCCACTTGTCTTATGTGACCCGCAGCTTTGCGAGGGCTATTACCGTGAACTAAGGCGCTTCCTTCGGCCTTTGAAGCGCGAGCCCAATGTCGTTGAATATACGTCTTCATTGGATATGATGTTCACTCTCGTCGGCGCGGGCTTCGGCCTCGGCTTCACCACGGAAACTAGGGCCGCATCCTGCTGCCAACGGCCTGATGTGGTAATCCGTCCCTTGGCGGCGGAGTCGGCAGTGATCACTACCTATCTGCTTCGCCCCGACAGTGGCACCCTGTCGGCTCCGTTGGAGCGATTTATCTCTCGCCTAAGCACCCATATTTGCAATTAG
- a CDS encoding MASE1 domain-containing protein, with protein sequence MAAKDFARGCLLSIVYCAVFLLLRRWSVDQWYLPAGLRLVTLLLMPWRQWPYLLIGDIAAVLMLRVPMVEVRGYTLAWAYVSAFFYMPIVSLLPLIARSHIPNLTHKNHWLLALALMMAIWGSCCSLAFNAVLGGPQVSAVWQTLVKYTLGDFLGMLMLLLPALLWQRRPRSEKEAAALLRHAVWTLAAVGALFVAIALSTDVLLKQLLMLALISPAIGLTLRHGWRGAALGIVVVNVAVALSLPKVSIDGYFSADVFNVQLLLSAVAIGLVAFGTQLSAAYANARSFSQSRDQALQMAHSGYLSSERAMRNRVAEYTDINVQLNRLRRNAITYLRTRGHYAAAMEMTRNGLIQARLLDNYVEVLYPLAIETHGLYHVLASVSLANKCDTEFRCRLLGDPRRMSVGLQLAAYRCLLNAVEFLPLARRHLVKARVWQSRGRLGVAVQLIADASVLDAVPRGDETLEGEFLDRLTTHGGTCRRRHALSLSFLISEPVQDRISSRMS encoded by the coding sequence ATGGCTGCAAAGGATTTCGCAAGGGGATGTCTGCTCAGTATCGTTTACTGCGCTGTGTTTCTTCTGCTTCGACGCTGGTCCGTCGATCAGTGGTATCTACCCGCAGGGCTCAGGCTGGTGACGTTGCTGCTGATGCCATGGCGCCAATGGCCTTACCTGCTGATCGGTGACATCGCCGCCGTCTTGATGCTCCGCGTGCCAATGGTGGAAGTGCGTGGCTACACCCTAGCATGGGCCTACGTCAGCGCATTTTTCTACATGCCTATCGTGTCGTTGCTGCCGCTGATCGCCCGCAGCCACATTCCCAATCTAACCCACAAGAACCATTGGCTCCTCGCGCTCGCGTTGATGATGGCAATCTGGGGATCGTGCTGCAGCCTGGCCTTCAACGCCGTCCTCGGCGGGCCTCAAGTGTCGGCGGTGTGGCAAACGCTGGTGAAGTACACCCTGGGCGATTTTCTCGGCATGTTGATGCTGCTTCTGCCGGCACTGCTCTGGCAACGTCGACCAAGGAGCGAAAAAGAAGCGGCAGCGCTTCTGCGTCACGCAGTCTGGACGCTTGCCGCGGTCGGCGCGCTGTTCGTGGCGATCGCCTTGTCCACCGACGTGCTGCTCAAGCAATTGCTCATGCTCGCGCTGATCTCACCCGCTATCGGGTTGACGCTGCGTCACGGCTGGCGGGGTGCGGCGCTCGGTATCGTGGTGGTGAACGTGGCTGTGGCGCTATCGCTGCCCAAGGTGAGTATCGACGGGTACTTCAGTGCCGATGTCTTCAATGTCCAGTTGCTGCTCAGCGCCGTCGCGATAGGTCTGGTGGCTTTCGGTACGCAACTTTCGGCGGCGTATGCGAACGCCCGCAGTTTCAGCCAATCCAGGGATCAGGCGCTACAGATGGCCCATTCCGGCTACCTCTCCTCCGAACGTGCAATGCGCAACCGCGTTGCCGAGTACACGGACATAAATGTCCAGCTCAACAGGTTGCGCCGAAACGCGATAACGTATCTGCGCACACGCGGCCACTATGCTGCGGCGATGGAGATGACCCGCAACGGGTTGATCCAGGCACGGTTGCTGGATAACTATGTCGAGGTACTCTATCCGTTGGCGATCGAGACGCACGGTCTCTACCACGTGCTGGCTTCGGTATCCCTCGCAAACAAGTGCGACACGGAGTTTCGCTGCCGCTTGCTTGGGGATCCAAGAAGAATGTCGGTCGGCCTGCAGCTTGCCGCGTACCGCTGCCTGCTCAACGCGGTAGAGTTTTTGCCGCTAGCACGGCGGCATCTGGTCAAAGCACGGGTCTGGCAGTCGCGCGGACGGCTGGGCGTCGCCGTCCAACTCATCGCCGACGCATCGGTGCTCGATGCGGTCCCGCGCGGCGACGAGACGCTGGAGGGTGAGTTTTTGGACAGGCTCACAACGCATGGCGGCACCTGTCGCCGCCGCCATGCGTTGAGCCTGAGCTTCCTTATCTCAGAACCCGTTCAAGATCGCATCAGTTCTCGGATGTCGTGA
- a CDS encoding lipase, with the protein MSITSQQYAALADDVYSKPREVGERSNPVNIGGVSYKRLEYVDSPSGYQGIIYQRVDNGEIVVAHRGSEFGRQPIQDGLLADGGMVATRHNAQAADAIELTRHAMNMAEHQAKRAGHRPEVTVTGHSLGGGLTQITAHHFGLKGETFNAYGAVSLDRRIPEGGHDVINHVMAGDPVSAASRHYGEVRIYAVPKEIATLERDGYANSHSALDLRNPLAAAIGLGDSHRIHNFLPVDSDGKQDRSVLEDPAAQQLAQHYAPMIDKYRGDVASIRTGVTLGARSWQGLILDGVDELRGPLPPGTGRNIIGVPNWPEHMQQLNDTKQHGTAPQGWQTPLNVPEGVAAQPKAHVSLNEDPGAFLDRMLAAAQSGDRGQFRQMTKELANAEPGRALRAEAIETVNQQEHQAAQQTLQTQRQQVERQQQETPRIGARSL; encoded by the coding sequence ATGAGCATAACAAGTCAGCAGTATGCGGCGCTCGCCGATGATGTCTATAGCAAGCCGCGAGAAGTCGGTGAGCGCAGTAATCCCGTCAACATCGGCGGCGTTTCGTATAAACGCCTCGAATATGTGGATAGCCCTTCGGGCTACCAAGGCATCATTTATCAGCGAGTTGACAACGGCGAAATCGTCGTCGCGCACCGCGGTAGTGAGTTCGGCCGACAGCCGATACAAGATGGTTTATTAGCGGATGGTGGCATGGTCGCCACGCGTCACAACGCGCAGGCAGCAGATGCTATCGAATTGACCCGGCACGCAATGAATATGGCGGAGCATCAAGCTAAGCGTGCTGGCCATCGGCCCGAAGTCACCGTCACCGGCCATTCCCTTGGCGGTGGCCTGACCCAGATCACGGCACACCATTTCGGTTTAAAGGGGGAGACCTTCAATGCCTACGGTGCGGTCAGCCTGGACCGGCGCATTCCCGAAGGCGGCCACGATGTCATCAATCACGTGATGGCCGGAGATCCGGTCAGCGCGGCCAGCCGGCACTACGGCGAGGTGCGGATCTATGCCGTGCCTAAGGAGATCGCCACGCTGGAGCGGGATGGCTACGCCAACAGCCACAGCGCGCTCGACCTGCGCAATCCGCTTGCAGCGGCGATAGGCTTAGGCGATTCGCACCGCATACATAACTTCCTTCCAGTGGACAGCGACGGCAAGCAGGATCGCTCGGTGCTGGAAGACCCAGCGGCGCAGCAACTGGCGCAGCACTATGCGCCGATGATCGACAAATACCGCGGCGACGTGGCGTCGATTCGCACCGGGGTGACACTAGGCGCACGCAGCTGGCAAGGTTTGATCCTCGATGGTGTCGATGAATTGCGCGGTCCCCTCCCGCCCGGCACCGGGCGAAACATCATTGGCGTACCCAACTGGCCCGAGCATATGCAGCAGTTGAACGACACAAAACAGCACGGCACCGCGCCGCAGGGCTGGCAGACCCCGCTGAATGTACCCGAGGGCGTGGCGGCGCAGCCCAAGGCGCATGTCTCGCTGAACGAGGACCCCGGCGCCTTCCTGGATCGAATGCTGGCCGCCGCGCAGAGCGGCGACCGGGGCCAGTTCCGGCAGATGACGAAGGAACTGGCCAATGCCGAGCCTGGTCGTGCGCTGCGCGCTGAAGCGATCGAAACGGTGAACCAGCAGGAGCACCAGGCGGCGCAGCAAACACTGCAGACTCAACGGCAACAGGTTGAAAGGCAGCAACAGGAAACGCCGCGTATCGGTGCGCGCAGTCTCTGA